The following proteins are co-located in the Brienomyrus brachyistius isolate T26 unplaced genomic scaffold, BBRACH_0.4 scaffold35, whole genome shotgun sequence genome:
- the LOC125721911 gene encoding mitochondrial fission factor-like isoform X2, with product MDSPEFLEGRPRARGVDQGFTEAINQKMQVPERLSVGVGPGDEKPEKLEDLTLAYRMHVPDRLSLAAMDLNPRPFFSTSFKHSAPPHVGLAWDVQSAGWDRSTSSRDPPVSPLRRSFSDQTINWSPPVTPSASKQILHTPPICSTGHPPQCPGPSTIPPSLLTPQHMLQAAKDLGRLASRRVLQSVTQKYSARSSCPENPPTALTDIPSTTGLSRRSTTMEWLEDDGGDNVEFLVLRRQVPEPSGIPGPTWQNGRGFGVRWSSGCNQDVSPAPPGGENEPAAGRPGAAERGASAERAAAVLPADFRLSAQRLALAAKIAAHNCATALGSQIRTRRRQKSGR from the exons ATGGACTCCCCTGAGTTTCTGGAGGGGCGGCCtcgggctcgcggtgtggaccAGGGCTTCACTGAGGCCATCAACCAGAAGATGCAAGTGCCTGAGCGACTGAGTGTGGGGGTGGGACCCGGAGACGAGAAACCAGAGAAGCTGGAGGACTTGACGCTGGCCTACAGGATGCATGTCCCtgacaggctgtctctggcag CCATGGACTTGAACCCCAGGCCGTTTTTCTCCACCTCGTTCaagcacagtgcccccccccatgtgggTTTGGCATGGGACGTCCAATCTGCGGGTTGGGATCGGTCGACGTCTTCACGAGACCCCCCAGTG AGCCCCCTGCGGAGGTCATTCAGTGACCAGACCATTAACTGGAGTCCCCCTGTGACCCCAAGCGCTTCCAAGCAGATTCTTCATACACCTCCCAT TTGCAGCACTGGACACCCTCCACAGTGCCCAGGACCTTCTACCATCCCACCCAGCCTCCTGACCCCGCAGCACATGCTGCAGGCCGCCAAAGACCTGGGTCGTCTGGCCTCTCGCCGGGTCCTGCAGTCTGTGACCCAGAAGTACAGTGCCAG GTCCAGCTGCCCAGAGAACCCCCCCACTGCCCTGACAGACATCCCCAGCACCACAGGCCTCAGCCGGAGAAG TACCACAATGGAATGGCTGGAGGATGATGGCGGGGACAACGTCGAGTTCCTCGTTTTACGGAGACAG GTTCCGGAACCTTCTGGTATTCCTGGGCCGACATGGCAGAACGGACGGGGTTTTGGGGTCAGATGGAGCTCAGGATGTAATCAGGACGTCTCACCGGCACCCCCAGGTGGTGAAAATGAACCGGCGGCTGGCCGCCCTGGAGCGGCAGAACGCGGAGCGTCGGCAGAGCGAGCAGCTGCTGTTCTCCCTGCTGATTTCCGCCTGTCTGCTCAACGGCTGGCTCTGGCTGCGAAGATAGCCGCCCACAACTGCGCAACCGCACTCGGGTCGCAGATACGCACACGCAGACGGCAGAAGAGCGGTAGATAG
- the LOC125721911 gene encoding mitochondrial fission factor-like isoform X1, with amino-acid sequence MDSPEFLEGRPRARGVDQGFTEAINQKMQVPERLSVGVGPGDEKPEKLEDLTLAYRMHVPDRLSLAEAMDLNPRPFFSTSFKHSAPPHVGLAWDVQSAGWDRSTSSRDPPVSPLRRSFSDQTINWSPPVTPSASKQILHTPPICSTGHPPQCPGPSTIPPSLLTPQHMLQAAKDLGRLASRRVLQSVTQKYSARSSCPENPPTALTDIPSTTGLSRRSTTMEWLEDDGGDNVEFLVLRRQVPEPSGIPGPTWQNGRGFGVRWSSGCNQDVSPAPPGGENEPAAGRPGAAERGASAERAAAVLPADFRLSAQRLALAAKIAAHNCATALGSQIRTRRRQKSGR; translated from the exons ATGGACTCCCCTGAGTTTCTGGAGGGGCGGCCtcgggctcgcggtgtggaccAGGGCTTCACTGAGGCCATCAACCAGAAGATGCAAGTGCCTGAGCGACTGAGTGTGGGGGTGGGACCCGGAGACGAGAAACCAGAGAAGCTGGAGGACTTGACGCTGGCCTACAGGATGCATGTCCCtgacaggctgtctctggcag AAGCCATGGACTTGAACCCCAGGCCGTTTTTCTCCACCTCGTTCaagcacagtgcccccccccatgtgggTTTGGCATGGGACGTCCAATCTGCGGGTTGGGATCGGTCGACGTCTTCACGAGACCCCCCAGTG AGCCCCCTGCGGAGGTCATTCAGTGACCAGACCATTAACTGGAGTCCCCCTGTGACCCCAAGCGCTTCCAAGCAGATTCTTCATACACCTCCCAT TTGCAGCACTGGACACCCTCCACAGTGCCCAGGACCTTCTACCATCCCACCCAGCCTCCTGACCCCGCAGCACATGCTGCAGGCCGCCAAAGACCTGGGTCGTCTGGCCTCTCGCCGGGTCCTGCAGTCTGTGACCCAGAAGTACAGTGCCAG GTCCAGCTGCCCAGAGAACCCCCCCACTGCCCTGACAGACATCCCCAGCACCACAGGCCTCAGCCGGAGAAG TACCACAATGGAATGGCTGGAGGATGATGGCGGGGACAACGTCGAGTTCCTCGTTTTACGGAGACAG GTTCCGGAACCTTCTGGTATTCCTGGGCCGACATGGCAGAACGGACGGGGTTTTGGGGTCAGATGGAGCTCAGGATGTAATCAGGACGTCTCACCGGCACCCCCAGGTGGTGAAAATGAACCGGCGGCTGGCCGCCCTGGAGCGGCAGAACGCGGAGCGTCGGCAGAGCGAGCAGCTGCTGTTCTCCCTGCTGATTTCCGCCTGTCTGCTCAACGGCTGGCTCTGGCTGCGAAGATAGCCGCCCACAACTGCGCAACCGCACTCGGGTCGCAGATACGCACACGCAGACGGCAGAAGAGCGGTAGATAG
- the LOC125721911 gene encoding mitochondrial fission factor-like isoform X3, protein MDSPEFLEGRPRARGVDQGFTEAINQKMQVPERLSVGVGPGDEKPEKLEDLTLAYRMHVPDRLSLAEAMDLNPRPFFSTSFKHSAPPHVGLAWDVQSAGWDRSTSSRDPPVSPLRRSFSDQTINWSPPVTPSASKQILHTPPICSTGHPPQCPGPSTIPPSLLTPQHMLQAAKDLGRLASRRVLQSVTQKYSARSSCPENPPTALTDIPSTTGLSRRSTTMEWLEDDGGDNVEFLVLRRQVVKMNRRLAALERQNAERRQSEQLLFSLLISACLLNGWLWLRR, encoded by the exons ATGGACTCCCCTGAGTTTCTGGAGGGGCGGCCtcgggctcgcggtgtggaccAGGGCTTCACTGAGGCCATCAACCAGAAGATGCAAGTGCCTGAGCGACTGAGTGTGGGGGTGGGACCCGGAGACGAGAAACCAGAGAAGCTGGAGGACTTGACGCTGGCCTACAGGATGCATGTCCCtgacaggctgtctctggcag AAGCCATGGACTTGAACCCCAGGCCGTTTTTCTCCACCTCGTTCaagcacagtgcccccccccatgtgggTTTGGCATGGGACGTCCAATCTGCGGGTTGGGATCGGTCGACGTCTTCACGAGACCCCCCAGTG AGCCCCCTGCGGAGGTCATTCAGTGACCAGACCATTAACTGGAGTCCCCCTGTGACCCCAAGCGCTTCCAAGCAGATTCTTCATACACCTCCCAT TTGCAGCACTGGACACCCTCCACAGTGCCCAGGACCTTCTACCATCCCACCCAGCCTCCTGACCCCGCAGCACATGCTGCAGGCCGCCAAAGACCTGGGTCGTCTGGCCTCTCGCCGGGTCCTGCAGTCTGTGACCCAGAAGTACAGTGCCAG GTCCAGCTGCCCAGAGAACCCCCCCACTGCCCTGACAGACATCCCCAGCACCACAGGCCTCAGCCGGAGAAG TACCACAATGGAATGGCTGGAGGATGATGGCGGGGACAACGTCGAGTTCCTCGTTTTACGGAGACAG GTGGTGAAAATGAACCGGCGGCTGGCCGCCCTGGAGCGGCAGAACGCGGAGCGTCGGCAGAGCGAGCAGCTGCTGTTCTCCCTGCTGATTTCCGCCTGTCTGCTCAACGGCTGGCTCTGGCTGCGAAGATAG
- the LOC125721897 gene encoding transmembrane gamma-carboxyglutamic acid protein 3 — MEFWKRVSTNTVSTNTETRSERADTVYMVVPLLGVALLIIIALFLIWRCQLQKATRRRPAYTQNRYLASRTSRSLPRILVHRDTAGHSENTHSDCGRATGASAAGGGGGGGTGGGLAPHQQSLPPNGRALYIQDSSASVASRLSGATPPPSYEEVTGHLESSSDETSVPYSDPPPKYEEIVKQK; from the coding sequence ATGGAGTTCTGGAAGCGTGTGAGCACCAACACGGTGAGCACCAACACAGAGACGCGCTCAGAGCGTGCCGACACCGTCTACATGGTGGTGCCGCTGCTGGGCGTGGCCCTCCTCATCATCATCGCCCTCTTCCTCATCTGGAGGTGCCAGCTGCAGAAGGCCACACGGCGCCGGCCGGCGTACACTCAGAACCGCTATCTGGCCAGCCGCACCTCCCGGAGCCTGCCCCGCATTCTGGTGCACCGGGACACTGCCGGCCACTCTGAGAATACACATTCAGATTGCGGGCGGGCGACAGGGGCGTCCGCGGCCGGCgggggaggtggaggaggtACGGGAGGAGGCTTGGCCCCCCATCAGCAGTCGCTCCCTCCCAACGGCCGTGCTCTCTACATCCAGGACTCCTCCGCCTCTGTGGCGTCTCGGCTCTCCGGGGCCACACCCCCGCCCTCCTACGAGGAGGTGACGGGACACCTGGAGAGCAGCAGCGATGAGACCTCAGTTCCCTACAGCGACCCCCCACCCAAGTACGAGGAGATCGTCAAGCAGAAATGA
- the ripply1 gene encoding protein ripply1 has product METSVLSSHQNPFAAVPLSLLNCVLRSQTHTNSHAVLWRPWLTTSGDAHSRCTRTRTVCPYTTAVVPRGHLVGGKTQSFQHPVRLFWPKSKSFDYLYSDGEVLLRNFPVQATISFYDESESEDEDDNEDVEEEWEEDGGRDSRSCLKHLAHFTSDN; this is encoded by the exons ATGGAAACCTCTGTTCTCTCCAGCCACCAGAATCCCTTTGCTGCGGTTCCTCTTTCGCTCTTGAACTGCGTTCTTCGTAGCCAAACACACACGAACAG TCATGCTGTCCTGTGGAGACCGTGGCTCACCACCAGCGGAGATGCGCATAGCAGATGCACGAGGACCCGAACTGTGTGT CCATACACCACAGCAGTTGTCCCAAGAGGTCATTTGGTCGGAGGGAAGACTCAATCATTCCAGCATCCCGTAAG GCTCTTCTGGCCCAAGTCGAAGTCCTTCGACTACCTCTACAGCGACGGCGAAGTTCTGCTAAGGAACTTTCCCGTCCAGGCGACCATCAGTTTCTATGATGAATCAGAAAGCGAGGATGAGGACGACAATGAAGACGTcgaggaggaatgggaggaagacgGCGGCAGGGATTCTAGGAGCTGCCTGAAACATCTGGCACATTTTACCAGTGACAACTGA